From Pseudarthrobacter equi, a single genomic window includes:
- the ligA gene encoding NAD-dependent DNA ligase LigA, giving the protein MSTGEGTAEQTATGTAAQNGRESIPSDAIREEYENLSDLIRKYRFAYYQDDAPLVSDAEFDTLFRRLEEIEALHPELVANDSPTQEVGGEASAAFAAVEHLQRMYSLEDVFSIEELEAWLNRAEASIAKLGDGTARAAWLTELKIDGLAVNLLYRDGKLVRAATRGDGTTGEDITHNVLTIKEIPQQLSGEGYPSEVEVRGEVFIPSKAFAEFNEALIEAGKAPLANPRNAAAGSLRQKDPAETAKRPLKMFVHGIGAREGLEARSQSETYALLKEWGLPVSPYFEVLEARADVLGFISKYGEQRHKLLHEIDGIVVKVDHFATQRALGYTTRVPRWAVAYKYPPEEVHTKLLDIQVNVGRTGRVTPFGMMEPVKVAGSTVEMATLHNQDVVKAKGVKIGDIVVLRKAGDVIPEIVGPVLALRDQQDPPVRDFVMPTECPACGTPLAPAKEGDVDIRCPNGKSCPSQLRERVFHLAGRGGFDIEALGWEAAIALTQPTEPDVPPLTSEAALFDLTREDLADVKIRREKRSKGVATGEYELVPYFYSKGTAKSPSKPTASTEKLFKELEKAKSQPLWRVLVALSIRHVGPRASRALAQAFGTMDGIRAASEEDLAHVDGVGPTIAAALKEWFTEDWHREIVDRWAAAGVRMEDERDESTPRTLEGLTVVVTGSLPNFSRDEAKEAILVRGGKASGSVSKNTSYVVAGESAGTKLDKAEQLGIRVLDEDGFRLLLDGGPAAVGDTAEADGDDASEESAALEEENAAAVEEKA; this is encoded by the coding sequence GTGAGCACAGGAGAAGGCACCGCAGAACAGACCGCCACCGGGACCGCCGCGCAGAACGGACGGGAAAGCATCCCGTCCGATGCCATCCGGGAGGAATACGAGAACCTGTCGGACCTCATCAGGAAGTACCGGTTCGCGTACTACCAGGACGACGCGCCCCTGGTGTCCGATGCTGAGTTCGACACCCTGTTCCGCCGCCTGGAAGAAATCGAGGCGCTGCATCCGGAACTGGTGGCCAATGATTCGCCCACCCAGGAGGTGGGCGGGGAAGCCTCGGCAGCCTTTGCCGCCGTCGAACACCTGCAGCGGATGTACAGCCTCGAGGACGTCTTCTCGATCGAGGAGCTTGAAGCCTGGCTCAACCGGGCCGAAGCCAGCATCGCCAAGCTGGGGGACGGCACCGCCAGGGCCGCCTGGCTGACCGAGCTCAAGATCGACGGACTCGCCGTCAACCTGCTCTACCGCGACGGGAAACTGGTCCGGGCCGCCACCCGCGGTGACGGCACCACGGGTGAGGACATCACCCACAACGTGCTCACCATCAAGGAGATCCCGCAGCAACTGAGCGGTGAAGGCTACCCGTCGGAAGTGGAAGTCCGCGGCGAGGTATTCATCCCCTCCAAGGCGTTCGCCGAATTCAACGAGGCCCTGATCGAAGCCGGCAAGGCGCCGCTGGCCAACCCCCGGAACGCCGCGGCAGGCTCGCTCCGGCAGAAGGACCCGGCCGAAACCGCCAAACGGCCGCTGAAGATGTTCGTCCACGGCATCGGCGCCCGTGAAGGCCTCGAAGCCCGCAGCCAGTCCGAAACCTACGCCCTGCTCAAGGAATGGGGCCTGCCCGTCAGCCCCTACTTCGAGGTTTTGGAGGCCCGCGCCGATGTCCTGGGGTTCATCAGCAAGTACGGCGAGCAGCGCCACAAACTCCTCCACGAAATCGACGGCATCGTCGTCAAGGTGGACCACTTTGCCACCCAGCGGGCCCTCGGCTACACCACCCGCGTGCCGCGCTGGGCGGTGGCCTACAAATACCCGCCGGAGGAAGTGCACACGAAGCTGCTCGACATCCAGGTCAACGTGGGCCGCACCGGCAGGGTGACCCCCTTCGGCATGATGGAACCGGTCAAGGTGGCCGGCTCCACGGTGGAGATGGCCACCCTGCACAACCAGGATGTGGTCAAGGCCAAGGGCGTGAAGATCGGCGACATCGTGGTCCTCCGCAAGGCAGGCGACGTCATCCCCGAAATCGTCGGGCCAGTCCTTGCCCTGCGCGACCAGCAGGACCCGCCCGTCCGGGACTTCGTCATGCCCACCGAATGCCCGGCCTGCGGCACGCCGCTGGCACCGGCCAAGGAAGGCGACGTGGACATCCGCTGCCCCAACGGGAAGTCCTGCCCGTCCCAGCTTCGCGAGCGGGTCTTCCACCTCGCTGGACGGGGCGGTTTCGACATCGAGGCGCTGGGCTGGGAAGCGGCGATCGCACTGACGCAGCCCACCGAACCGGACGTTCCGCCGCTGACATCGGAGGCCGCACTGTTCGACCTCACCCGGGAAGACCTCGCCGACGTGAAGATCCGGCGCGAGAAGCGGTCCAAGGGGGTTGCCACCGGCGAGTACGAGCTGGTGCCCTACTTCTACAGCAAGGGCACGGCCAAGTCTCCGTCGAAGCCCACCGCCAGCACGGAGAAGCTGTTCAAGGAACTGGAGAAGGCCAAGAGCCAACCGCTGTGGCGGGTGCTGGTGGCGCTGTCCATCCGGCACGTGGGCCCCCGCGCTTCGCGCGCCCTCGCCCAGGCCTTCGGCACCATGGACGGGATCCGGGCAGCCTCCGAGGAGGACCTGGCCCACGTCGATGGGGTGGGACCCACCATCGCTGCCGCGCTGAAGGAATGGTTCACCGAGGACTGGCACCGCGAGATTGTGGACCGCTGGGCTGCCGCCGGTGTCCGGATGGAGGATGAGCGCGACGAGTCCACGCCGCGCACCCTGGAAGGGCTCACGGTGGTGGTGACCGGCTCGCTGCCCAACTTCAGCCGGGACGAAGCCAAGGAAGCCATCCTGGTCCGCGGCGGCAAGGCCTCCGGGTCTGTCTCGAAGAACACCAGTTATGTGGTGGCCGGTGAAAGCGCCGGCACCAAGCTGGACAAAGCGGAACAGCTGGGGATCCGCGTGCTGGACGAGGACGGGTTCCGGCTGTTGCTCGACGGCGGCCCCGCCGCGGTGGGGGACACCGCGGAAGCCGACGGCGACGACGCCTCGGAGGAGAGCGCCGCGTTGGAAGAAGAGAACGCAGCAGCAGTGGAGGAGAAGGCATGA
- a CDS encoding inositol monophosphatase family protein yields MTGPEEFLDVAKEAARAGARVLSGRNGEALGVSNKGAAGDWVTAFDLAAENAVREVITAARPGDSITGEEHGTTRPANPTGYRWSIDPLDGTTNFIRNIVYYATSVAVADADGAWLAGVVNAPALGRVYYAARGAGAWLEEGGRTTRLDGPVPGRTGQILATGFSYDPAVRSQQAAQFAELADGFADVRRLGSAALDLCMVADGTHDAYGERGLNEHDFSAGALIAEEAGCWVRRPRLTSPLDGGPSDQERLDAWTCAAGLELSGRFPL; encoded by the coding sequence ATGACCGGGCCGGAGGAATTCCTGGACGTCGCGAAGGAAGCGGCCCGGGCCGGTGCCCGGGTCTTGTCCGGACGGAACGGCGAAGCACTGGGCGTCAGCAACAAGGGGGCGGCCGGCGACTGGGTCACCGCCTTCGACCTGGCGGCGGAAAACGCCGTGCGGGAGGTCATCACGGCCGCCCGCCCGGGTGACAGCATCACCGGGGAAGAACACGGGACCACCCGCCCCGCGAACCCCACCGGCTACCGCTGGTCCATCGACCCGCTGGACGGCACCACCAACTTCATCCGGAACATCGTCTACTACGCCACCTCCGTGGCAGTGGCCGATGCCGACGGCGCCTGGCTGGCCGGCGTCGTCAACGCCCCCGCCCTGGGCCGCGTCTACTACGCTGCCCGCGGCGCCGGCGCCTGGCTGGAGGAAGGCGGCCGGACCACCCGGCTGGACGGTCCGGTGCCGGGCCGGACGGGCCAGATCCTGGCCACGGGCTTCAGCTACGACCCCGCGGTCCGGTCCCAGCAGGCCGCCCAGTTCGCCGAACTGGCTGACGGCTTCGCCGACGTCCGCCGGCTCGGCTCGGCGGCGCTGGACCTCTGCATGGTGGCCGACGGGACGCACGACGCCTACGGGGAACGGGGCCTGAACGAGCACGACTTCTCGGCCGGTGCCCTCATCGCCGAGGAAGCCGGGTGCTGGGTGCGGCGTCCGCGGCTCACCAGTCCGCTGGACGGCGGCCCTTCAGACCAGGAACGGCTGGACGCCTGGACCTGTGCTGCCGGCCTGGAGCTTTCGGGCAGGTTCCCGCTCTGA
- a CDS encoding GNAT family N-acetyltransferase — MHPQITIRSAVEPDYDAVARITRDSYLAAGYFEDAAHPYMVKVQDVADRAGQATIWVAERGGAVVGSVTLALAGEPYADIALPDELEFRMLVVDPAVQRSGAGRAMVEAIIEHARSLPGINAVALTTGQTWESAHGLYRTTGFRRVPERDWLVPGTDIKLLVYRLDL; from the coding sequence GTGCATCCGCAGATAACCATCCGCAGCGCCGTCGAACCGGATTACGACGCCGTTGCCCGCATCACCCGCGATTCCTACCTCGCCGCCGGCTACTTCGAGGACGCCGCGCACCCCTACATGGTCAAGGTCCAGGACGTCGCGGACCGCGCCGGCCAGGCTACCATCTGGGTCGCCGAACGCGGGGGAGCGGTGGTGGGGTCGGTAACCCTGGCGCTGGCGGGCGAGCCGTATGCGGACATCGCCCTGCCGGATGAGCTCGAATTCCGGATGCTGGTGGTGGACCCCGCCGTGCAGCGCAGCGGCGCCGGCCGGGCCATGGTGGAGGCCATCATCGAGCACGCCCGGTCCCTTCCCGGCATCAACGCAGTGGCCCTCACCACGGGCCAGACCTGGGAAAGCGCCCACGGCCTCTACCGCACCACGGGCTTCCGCCGGGTCCCCGAACGCGACTGGCTTGTGCCCGGAACCGACATAAAGCTGCTGGTTTACCGGCTGGACCTGTAG
- a CDS encoding RidA family protein, whose protein sequence is MRKTYGTGSVWEQSLGYSRAVQVDNTLYISATAASGENGIVGEDFYTQTQFILQKLGDVLADAGFGYEDVVQSKLYLTDISQWEDAGRAHGEVFGEIRPTLSLVHVLPFLDPKMLVEIELVAQKSA, encoded by the coding sequence ATGCGCAAAACCTACGGCACCGGTTCCGTCTGGGAACAGTCCCTCGGCTACTCCCGCGCCGTCCAGGTGGACAACACCCTGTACATCTCGGCCACCGCGGCAAGCGGCGAAAACGGGATCGTGGGCGAAGACTTCTACACCCAGACGCAGTTCATCCTGCAGAAACTGGGCGATGTCCTCGCCGATGCCGGGTTCGGCTACGAGGACGTGGTCCAGTCCAAGCTGTACCTGACGGACATCAGCCAGTGGGAAGACGCCGGCCGCGCCCACGGCGAGGTCTTCGGCGAGATCCGCCCCACCCTGTCACTGGTGCACGTCCTGCCGTTCCTCGACCCGAAGATGCTGGTCGAAATCGAACTGGTGGCCCAGAAAAGCGCCTGA
- a CDS encoding response regulator, whose amino-acid sequence MADDFRVLIVDDDFHVAKLHAAYVDSVAGFLALAPVGTASLALQAIHSLRPDLVLLDVYLPDASGLDLLQQLDVDTVMLSAASDTASVRVAFRRGALGYLLKPFTADALSQQLRSYARYRRLLAQPGALDQESLERAKRSLIPGDVTPSAKPRSATEAAVLDSLEPGQQYSAAEVAARVGVSRATAQRYLSSLADDGAVDIQLRYGTTGRPEHRYGLPVA is encoded by the coding sequence ATGGCTGACGACTTCCGGGTGCTGATCGTGGACGACGACTTCCACGTCGCCAAACTGCACGCCGCCTACGTGGACTCGGTGGCCGGGTTCCTGGCGCTGGCCCCTGTGGGGACGGCGTCACTGGCCTTGCAGGCCATCCACAGCCTCCGGCCGGACCTGGTGCTGCTGGACGTCTACCTGCCGGATGCTTCGGGGCTGGACCTGCTGCAGCAGCTGGACGTGGACACCGTGATGCTCAGCGCCGCGTCAGACACCGCATCCGTCCGGGTGGCCTTCCGCCGCGGCGCCCTTGGTTACCTGCTGAAGCCGTTCACGGCAGATGCGTTGTCGCAGCAGCTCCGGTCCTACGCCAGGTACCGGCGGCTGCTGGCCCAGCCCGGGGCCTTGGACCAGGAGTCCCTGGAACGGGCCAAGAGATCGCTCATCCCGGGCGACGTCACGCCGTCGGCCAAACCGCGCTCCGCCACCGAGGCTGCGGTGCTGGATTCGCTGGAACCGGGCCAGCAGTACTCCGCTGCGGAGGTCGCGGCGCGGGTGGGCGTTTCGCGGGCCACGGCGCAACGGTACCTGTCATCGCTGGCGGACGATGGCGCCGTGGACATCCAGCTCCGGTACGGGACCACCGGCAGGCCGGAGCACCGCTACGGCCTGCCGGTGGCGTGA
- a CDS encoding sensor histidine kinase, with protein MQRSVPRTPLRFSTQTLLLQLGVVLLVVLLSAAVHTWLTYDRVGSEAENQALTLARTVASDPEVRAYVLAISGEEGTPPASELASGPLQVSAEAARTRTGALFVVITDEEGIRLAHPDPQRLGEKVSTDPSEALAGQEVTTRNTGTLGASAGAKVPVYAADNSTVVGEISVGYSMETVGQSVARDIGPVALTAAGALLAGILGSFLLRRRLQRLTLGLEPEEISTLVHDQVAVLQGVDDGVIGVSADGRVSVFNAAAQRMLGLPDLAGTRWEDAPVPDQLTSLTSPDRPAADAVELVAGGRVLVANARKALHGREDLGWVVMLRDRTELQELTRQLDAVGTMSTALRAQRHEFANQLHTLAGFMSIGQHRQARDYLATLAATGPLKFPVEQAELLQDPYLQAFVGAKGVEADERGVSLRIGPETLVRGQVTEAQDVTTVLGNLIDNAVNAAVAGAAAEKWVELEVLDEPGDNGGTLHVVVADSGDGLAEGTDTEAVFAEGFTTATGALNRNNRNGGGQGFGLALARQLARRRGGDVTVLDRGSSGGPGAVFMATLPHTTAGTAAQTSDEGKDQNG; from the coding sequence ATGCAGCGCTCCGTGCCGCGCACCCCGCTGCGGTTCTCTACCCAGACCCTCCTGTTGCAGCTGGGCGTAGTGCTTTTGGTGGTTCTGCTCAGCGCCGCGGTCCACACCTGGCTCACTTATGACCGGGTGGGCAGCGAAGCGGAAAACCAGGCCCTGACGCTGGCACGCACGGTGGCCTCGGATCCCGAGGTGCGCGCCTATGTGCTGGCCATCAGCGGTGAAGAGGGCACTCCCCCGGCGTCTGAGCTGGCGTCCGGTCCCCTGCAGGTTTCCGCCGAAGCGGCGCGCACCCGCACCGGGGCACTGTTCGTGGTGATCACCGACGAAGAGGGCATCCGCCTGGCCCACCCGGATCCCCAGCGGCTCGGCGAAAAGGTCAGCACCGATCCGTCCGAGGCGCTGGCCGGTCAGGAAGTCACCACCCGGAACACCGGAACGCTGGGGGCATCGGCGGGAGCGAAGGTCCCGGTCTATGCCGCGGACAACTCGACTGTGGTGGGCGAGATCAGCGTCGGCTACTCGATGGAAACGGTGGGCCAGAGCGTCGCCCGGGACATCGGCCCCGTGGCGCTGACCGCCGCCGGCGCCCTGCTGGCCGGCATCCTGGGCTCGTTCCTGCTGCGCCGCCGGCTGCAGCGGCTCACGCTGGGGCTGGAACCGGAGGAGATCAGCACGCTGGTCCACGACCAGGTGGCCGTGCTCCAGGGCGTGGACGACGGTGTCATTGGCGTCTCCGCAGACGGCCGGGTGAGCGTGTTCAACGCCGCGGCGCAGCGCATGCTCGGGCTGCCGGACCTGGCCGGCACACGCTGGGAGGATGCCCCGGTGCCGGACCAGTTGACCTCCCTGACCAGCCCGGACCGGCCAGCCGCCGATGCCGTGGAGCTGGTGGCCGGCGGGCGGGTGCTGGTGGCCAATGCCCGCAAGGCCCTGCACGGGCGCGAGGACCTGGGATGGGTGGTGATGCTTAGGGACCGCACCGAACTCCAGGAACTCACCCGGCAGCTGGACGCCGTGGGCACCATGTCCACCGCGCTCCGCGCCCAGCGCCACGAATTCGCCAACCAGCTCCACACGCTGGCAGGGTTCATGAGCATCGGCCAGCACCGGCAGGCACGCGACTACCTCGCCACCCTGGCCGCCACCGGACCGCTGAAGTTCCCCGTGGAGCAGGCCGAGCTGCTCCAGGACCCCTACCTCCAGGCTTTCGTGGGTGCCAAGGGCGTGGAGGCTGACGAACGGGGCGTGTCCCTGCGGATCGGTCCGGAAACCCTGGTCCGGGGCCAGGTGACCGAGGCGCAGGATGTCACCACGGTGCTGGGCAACCTGATCGACAACGCGGTTAACGCGGCCGTGGCCGGTGCTGCAGCGGAGAAATGGGTTGAGCTTGAGGTGCTGGACGAGCCGGGCGACAACGGCGGGACGCTGCACGTCGTGGTCGCCGACTCGGGTGACGGGCTGGCCGAGGGAACGGACACGGAAGCGGTGTTCGCCGAGGGCTTCACCACCGCCACGGGCGCGCTGAACAGAAACAACCGTAACGGCGGCGGGCAGGGCTTCGGACTGGCCCTCGCCCGGCAACTGGCGCGCCGCCGGGGCGGAGACGTCACGGTCCTGGACCGCGGCAGCAGCGGCGGGCCCGGCGCGGTGTTCATGGCCACCCTGCCGCACACCACCGCGGGCACTGCCGCACAGACTTCCGATGAAGGAAAGGACCAGAATGGCTGA
- a CDS encoding CitMHS family transporter: MLVILGFAMIAVFMVLIMTKKLTPVLALIIVPTAFGLFAGAGLGIGDMVLDSMKSMTSTAALLMFAIIYFGLMIDVGLFDPLVKFILRKLGNDPAKVVLGTALLAAAVSLDGDGSTTFILTTAAMLPIYLRLKMSPVVLTCVAGLANGTMNIVPWGGPTARAATALKIDVNDVFVPMIPSLIGGIVVVLVFAWILGLQERNRLRSTQPEIWGVPDTAAEFDGGAPAGPAAGSGAGRGRKGNTPGGAAPAGASVDGGSVAVLERTETLVDDHDAAMADTALDPNRSTLRPKLFWFNLGLTVAVMAMLIADLVPLPYVFMVGSAIALLVNFPKVKDQGAQLVAHSSSIVAVVSMVMAASVLTGVLTGTGMVEAMSAWLVQIIPSSMGPLMAVITGLLSIPMTFFMSNDAFYFGVLPVLSETAAHYGIGAAEMARASITGQPFHMQSPLVPAILLLVSLAKVDLGDHHKKVLWRAAVVSLVMLGIGMLTGAIGIG; encoded by the coding sequence GTGCTGGTAATACTTGGATTCGCCATGATCGCGGTGTTCATGGTGCTGATCATGACGAAGAAGTTGACGCCAGTGCTGGCGCTGATCATCGTCCCCACCGCTTTTGGCCTTTTCGCAGGTGCCGGCCTCGGCATCGGGGACATGGTCCTGGACTCGATGAAGTCCATGACGTCCACCGCGGCCCTGCTGATGTTCGCCATCATCTACTTCGGCCTGATGATCGACGTCGGACTGTTCGACCCGCTGGTGAAGTTCATCCTCCGCAAGCTGGGCAACGACCCCGCCAAGGTTGTCCTGGGCACCGCCCTGCTGGCCGCCGCTGTCTCCCTGGACGGTGACGGCTCCACCACCTTCATCCTCACCACCGCGGCCATGCTGCCGATCTACCTGCGCCTGAAGATGAGCCCCGTGGTCCTCACCTGCGTCGCCGGCCTCGCCAACGGCACCATGAACATCGTCCCGTGGGGCGGTCCCACGGCCCGCGCAGCCACCGCACTGAAGATCGACGTCAACGATGTCTTCGTGCCCATGATCCCGTCGCTCATCGGCGGCATCGTTGTGGTCCTCGTCTTCGCCTGGATCCTCGGCCTGCAGGAACGCAACCGCCTCCGCAGCACCCAGCCCGAAATCTGGGGCGTACCCGATACCGCAGCAGAGTTCGACGGCGGCGCTCCCGCCGGCCCGGCCGCCGGTTCCGGCGCAGGCCGTGGACGCAAGGGCAACACCCCCGGCGGGGCAGCCCCCGCAGGCGCTTCAGTCGACGGCGGTTCCGTGGCAGTGCTCGAACGCACCGAGACGCTCGTGGACGACCACGACGCCGCCATGGCAGACACTGCACTGGACCCCAACCGCAGCACGCTGCGCCCCAAGCTGTTCTGGTTCAACCTGGGCCTGACCGTGGCCGTCATGGCCATGCTCATCGCCGACCTCGTGCCGCTGCCCTACGTCTTCATGGTGGGCTCCGCCATTGCGCTGCTGGTCAACTTCCCCAAGGTCAAGGACCAGGGCGCCCAGCTCGTGGCACACTCCTCCTCGATCGTGGCCGTGGTCAGCATGGTCATGGCAGCGTCCGTCCTCACCGGCGTGCTCACCGGCACCGGCATGGTGGAAGCCATGTCCGCCTGGCTGGTGCAGATCATCCCGTCCAGCATGGGCCCGCTCATGGCAGTCATCACCGGCCTGCTCAGCATCCCCATGACGTTCTTCATGAGCAACGACGCCTTCTACTTCGGCGTCCTGCCGGTCCTGAGCGAGACCGCCGCGCACTACGGCATCGGCGCCGCCGAAATGGCCCGGGCCTCCATCACCGGCCAGCCCTTCCACATGCAGAGCCCGCTGGTGCCGGCCATCCTGCTGCTGGTGTCCCTGGCCAAGGTGGACCTCGGCGACCACCACAAGAAGGTCCTGTGGCGCGCCGCCGTGGTGTCCCTGGTCATGCTGGGAATCGGCATGCTGACCGGAGCCATCGGGATCGGTTAG
- the gatC gene encoding Asp-tRNA(Asn)/Glu-tRNA(Gln) amidotransferase subunit GatC → MAAINRDDVAHLARLAHIEMSAEELDRMAGELAVIVDSVKSVSEAAGDDVPATSHPIPLTNVFREDVVGHTFSAEQALSGAPDSDDNRFKVPAILDEA, encoded by the coding sequence ATGGCTGCGATCAACCGTGACGATGTTGCGCACCTCGCGCGGCTCGCTCACATCGAGATGAGTGCCGAAGAGCTGGACAGGATGGCCGGAGAACTCGCCGTCATCGTTGATTCGGTCAAGTCCGTCAGCGAAGCCGCCGGAGACGACGTCCCGGCCACCTCGCACCCCATTCCGCTGACCAACGTCTTCCGCGAGGACGTTGTGGGGCACACGTTCAGCGCCGAGCAAGCGCTGTCCGGAGCTCCGGACTCGGACGACAACCGTTTCAAGGTCCCGGCAATCCTGGATGAGGCATAA
- the gatA gene encoding Asp-tRNA(Asn)/Glu-tRNA(Gln) amidotransferase subunit GatA: MTEQSTAAEGLIRLSAADLAEKLRAGEVTAVEATQAYLDRIATVDGGERGVNAFLHVNAEEALAVAAEVDAIRAAGGAEAEALHYLAGVPIAVKDLIVTIGQPTTAGSKILEGWHSPYDATVVERLRAAKMPILGKTNLDEFAMGSSTEHSAYGPTRNPWDLDRIPGGSGGGSAAAVAAFEAPLALGTDTGGSIRQPGAVTGTVGVKPTYGSVSRYGAIAMASSLDQIGPVTRTVLDSALLHQVIGGHDPRDSTSLPEPLADLVAAAKTGNVEGLRIGIIKELHGEGYQAGVESRFNESLELLKEAGAEIVEVSCPNFQYALGAYYLIMPSEASSNLAKFDGVRFGLRVLPTDPPLTIERVMAATRAAGFGDEVKRRIILGTYALSAGYYDAYYGSAQKVRTLVQRDFDAAFELADVLISPTAPTTAFKLGEKLDDPLAMYLNDVATIPANLAGVPGLSLPGGLADEDGLPVGIQLLAPAREDARLYRVGAVLESLLEAKWGGPLLAQAPELATSGTLETQEAK, from the coding sequence ATGACTGAACAGAGCACCGCTGCCGAGGGCCTGATCCGCCTGTCCGCAGCCGACCTTGCCGAGAAGCTCCGCGCCGGCGAGGTCACCGCCGTCGAAGCCACCCAGGCGTACCTGGACCGGATCGCCACAGTGGACGGCGGAGAACGCGGCGTCAACGCCTTCCTGCACGTCAACGCCGAGGAGGCGCTCGCCGTCGCCGCCGAAGTTGACGCCATCCGTGCCGCCGGCGGAGCGGAAGCCGAAGCACTGCACTACCTGGCCGGCGTTCCCATCGCCGTCAAGGACCTGATCGTCACCATCGGGCAGCCCACCACGGCCGGCTCGAAAATCCTCGAAGGCTGGCACAGCCCCTACGACGCCACCGTCGTGGAGCGGCTGCGGGCCGCGAAGATGCCCATCCTGGGCAAGACCAACCTGGACGAGTTCGCCATGGGGTCCTCCACCGAGCACTCGGCCTATGGACCCACCCGCAACCCCTGGGACCTGGACCGGATCCCCGGCGGTTCCGGCGGCGGTTCCGCTGCCGCCGTCGCCGCGTTCGAAGCCCCCCTGGCCCTGGGCACCGACACCGGCGGGTCCATCCGCCAGCCCGGCGCCGTCACCGGCACCGTGGGCGTCAAGCCCACCTACGGCAGCGTCTCCCGCTACGGCGCCATCGCCATGGCCTCCTCGCTGGACCAGATCGGGCCCGTCACCCGGACCGTGCTGGACTCCGCACTCCTGCACCAGGTCATCGGCGGCCACGATCCCCGCGACTCCACCTCGCTGCCCGAGCCGCTGGCCGACCTCGTGGCCGCCGCAAAGACCGGCAACGTCGAAGGCCTGCGGATCGGCATCATCAAGGAGCTGCACGGCGAGGGCTACCAGGCCGGCGTCGAAAGCCGCTTCAACGAATCCCTGGAACTGCTCAAGGAAGCCGGCGCGGAAATCGTCGAGGTCTCCTGCCCCAACTTCCAGTACGCGCTCGGTGCCTACTACCTGATCATGCCGTCCGAGGCCTCCTCCAACCTGGCCAAGTTCGACGGCGTCCGGTTCGGTTTGCGGGTCCTGCCCACCGATCCGCCGCTCACCATTGAACGGGTGATGGCCGCTACCCGCGCCGCCGGCTTCGGCGACGAGGTCAAACGCCGCATCATTCTGGGCACCTACGCCCTGAGTGCCGGTTACTACGACGCCTACTACGGTTCGGCGCAGAAGGTCCGCACGCTGGTCCAGCGCGACTTCGACGCCGCGTTTGAGCTGGCGGATGTCCTGATTTCCCCCACGGCGCCCACCACGGCGTTCAAGCTCGGCGAAAAGCTGGACGATCCGCTGGCCATGTACCTCAACGACGTCGCCACCATTCCCGCCAACCTGGCCGGAGTCCCCGGACTGTCCCTCCCGGGCGGCCTCGCGGACGAGGACGGGCTCCCCGTCGGTATCCAGCTGCTGGCCCCCGCCCGCGAGGACGCAAGGCTGTACCGCGTAGGTGCCGTGCTGGAATCGCTGCTGGAAGCCAAGTGGGGCGGACCGCTGCTTGCGCAGGCCCCCGAACTCGCCACGTCCGGCACCCTCGAAACCCAGGAGGCTAAATAA